The region ATGAGGATGGCCTGCATGGTGAACCCGAACTTCTGAAGTCCTGCTATAAAAACTGTCTTGACCTGGCCGAAGAAAATGGATGCGAGTCGGTCGCCTTCCCCGCTATTTCGACGGGCGTTTACGGATACCCCTGGGAGGCTGCCACCGAGATTGCCGTGAAAACGGTTTGTGAATATCCAAATAAGACTGTGAAAAAGGTCATCTTCTGTTGTTTCTCTGCCCAAATGGAAGGAATATATAGGCAGTTCGTTACAGCCTCCCGTTAGTCCTTTTTACTATATTATGAATAGGAAAAAGCCGGTCTGATGGATGGCCGGAAAGACAGTGTTGAAATAAATAGGAGATAATCATGGAAGAAGTCGTAAAATTTCTCAAGGAATGTGGCGCCTACTTTTTGGCAACGGTAGACGGTGACCAGCCGCGTGTCCGCCCGTTCGGTACCGCCAATATTTTCGAGGGCAAGCTCTATATCCAGACTGGCAAGTCCAAGGACTGCTCCAAGCAGATCCAGAAGAACGGCAAGGTCGAAATCTGCGCGATGAACGCCGCGGGTAACGAGTGGGTCCGCGTTGCCGGCACCCTGGTCCGCGACGACCGCCGCGAACCGAAGGTTGACATGCTGGAGCACTACCCCGAGCTCAAGTCGATGTACTCCCCCGACGACGACAACACCGAGACGCTCTACTTTAAGGATGCGACCGCCACGTTCTACTGTTTCACGGCCGCTCCCCGCACCATCAAATTCTAGTATCGAATCTAGAAATAATTCTTCAAAATTCCCGGACTGCTGCTCCGGGATTTTTTGTTCTCCCCCTTCTCGCCATCCTGACGCCCCTAGGGCGGAAGGGTCTAGAATCTACATTTTTACTTGAACAATAACACTGATTGT is a window of uncultured Fibrobacter sp. DNA encoding:
- a CDS encoding pyridoxamine 5'-phosphate oxidase family protein, with product MEEVVKFLKECGAYFLATVDGDQPRVRPFGTANIFEGKLYIQTGKSKDCSKQIQKNGKVEICAMNAAGNEWVRVAGTLVRDDRREPKVDMLEHYPELKSMYSPDDDNTETLYFKDATATFYCFTAAPRTIKF
- a CDS encoding O-acetyl-ADP-ribose deacetylase, whose translation is MIEIEIIQGDITKLKVDAIVNAANCSLLGGGGVDGAIHRAAGPELLRACIPLNGCETGKAKITPGFRLPAKFVIHTPGPVYEDGLHGEPELLKSCYKNCLDLAEENGCESVAFPAISTGVYGYPWEAATEIAVKTVCEYPNKTVKKVIFCCFSAQMEGIYRQFVTASR